A window of the Equus asinus isolate D_3611 breed Donkey chromosome 20, EquAss-T2T_v2, whole genome shotgun sequence genome harbors these coding sequences:
- the FANCF gene encoding Fanconi anemia group F protein: protein MESLLQQLARFSEVLAVSRTPHVSTWDPATVRRALQWARYLRHVHRRFGRHARIRTALERRLQSQWRQDSGSGPAPDPGLTNFQALGRCDLVLALRLLQNRALREAVWHALLQQVFPGPGVPGADEDTLQGRLAHLARRRAAVHVLRLHGYQESPVVQEDALLKTQAELLLGRLRERAGAQAEGPGGLLSGLWERGPQDNFLKVLAAALLLSPPSPRPQEEETGPGTPNTPGEGHHELLRWLLGKSDILAAFCRRLPAGVVAAVAGRHPELSRVYLGLLADWGRHLHYDLQRGVWVGAESQAVPWEELYGRFQSLCQAPPPLKDEVRTALESWKAQDGDFEVPGLSIWTDLLLALGTGA, encoded by the coding sequence ATGGAGTCGCTCCTGCAGCAGCTGGCGCGCTTCTCGGAGGTGCTGGCCGTCTCGCGCACGCCGCACGTCAGCACCTGGGACCCCGCGACCGTGCGCAGGGCCCTGCAGTGGGCGCGCTACCTGCGCCACGTCCACCGGCGATTCGGCCGCCATGCCCGCATTCGCACGGCGCTGGAGCGGCGGCTGCAGAGCCAGTGGAGGCAGGACAGCGGGTCTGGGCCGGCGCCAGACCCGGGCCTGACGAACTTCCAGGCCCTGGGGCGCTGCGACCTTGTGCTGGCCCTGCGCCTGCTGCAGAACCGGGCCCTCAGGGAGGCCGTCTGGCACGCCCTATTGCAGCAGGTCTTTCCCGGCCCGGGCGTGCCGGGCGCCGACGAGGACACGCTGCAAGGCCGGCTGGCCCACCTGGCCCGCCGCCGGGCGGCGGTGCACGTGCTGCGCCTGCACGGCTACCAGGAGAGCCCGGTCGTGCAGGAGGACGCCCTGCTGAAGACGCAGGCCGAGCTGCTGCTGGGGCGCCTGCGGGAGCGGGCCGGCGCCCAGGCCGAGGGCCCCGGCGGGCTGCTGAGCGGCCTGTGGGAGCGCGGGCCCCAGGACAACTTCCTGAAGGTGCTGGCGGCCGCGCTGCTGCTGTCGCCGCCCAGCCCGCGGCCCCAAGAGGAGGAGACGGGGCCAGGCACCCCCAACACGCCCGGAGAGGGGCACCATGAGCTGCTCCGGTGGCTTCTGGGCAAGTCGGACATCCTCGCTGCCTTTTGCCGCCGCCTCCCCGCCGGCGTTGTCGCTGCGGTGGCAGGCCGCCACCCCGAGCTCTCCCGGGTCTACCTGGGCCTGCTCGCGGACTGGGGGCGCCATCTGCACTACGACCTGCAGCGAGGCGTCTGGGTGGGAGCGGAGTCCCAGGCCGTGCCCTGGGAGGAGCTGTACGGCCGGTTTCAAAGCCTCTGCCAGGCCCCGCCGCCTCTGAAGGATGAAGTTCGGACTGCGCTGGAGTCCTGGAAGGCGCAGGATGGAGATTTCGAGGTCCCTGGTCTTAGCATCTGGACAGACCTGTTGTTAGCTCTTGGGACTGGTGCATGA